A single window of Salvia splendens isolate huo1 chromosome 6, SspV2, whole genome shotgun sequence DNA harbors:
- the LOC121808932 gene encoding uncharacterized protein LOC121808932, whose translation MCEAEVYYIFYEGANPESKDLLNSSSGGNFTQKRVSEAREILGRLIDAKKTYDSPRTILKRGSVEAVNVKSEHWTNARIDKLEKAILIALGKNNSPDPGEKNKQTPGPEEVYQCYGQQEGTETEGTRTGEAETGDVRTEDDDQSRKVDKPVPQAADQNFPGPGVEAEVEEIRRENRESSKGNVRHNERQVKPFPHRGELRKKKEDPADFMEIFGKLEVNLPFLQALKLPIFSKFIKEFIAGKTKPSGKIVIRETVSAVIQKRRMPSKRTDPCMFTLPISIGNIKVEHAMCDLGASINVLPLSLYKKLEGVRMVDTKVVIQLADRSCISPEGVLENVKVKRSAFRKTILRTAKTIIDVFDGTICLDYHGEKFTFTIDEAMKKPLDIENMHAIDVINPLVQEFLETKLMQEQVENSELSHYTDKEVANWCEAVNTLGMTDEELVEAILKFCKDPKSAKSKGSACVAKVDNFPEPEGLITKEELKTLPPGLRYAYLEENAAFPVIINNNLTREQEEELLEVLRKNKTAIGCTLSDLVGINPDLCMHHIRLEEGAKPHRDSQRKLNPNMREEVLKEVLKLLSLGIIYSIPDSKWEGIFLGHVVSEKGIQVDKAKEIRGFLGHAGFYRRFIKDFAKIPQPLTRLLQNDVDFNFDEACQGAFQLLKERLVSAPIIRAPDWNYPFEVMCDASDFAVGAVLGQRIEGRNYVIFYASKTLNQA comes from the exons ATGTGCGAAGCTGAGGTTTACTACATCTTTTATGAAGGGGCGAATCCGGAATCTAAGGATTTATtaaactcctcgagcgggggaaattttaccCAGAAACGAGTAAGTGAGGCCCGAGAGATTTTGGGTAGGCTAATCGATGCTAAGAAGACGTACGATTCTCCTCGCACCATCCTTAAGAGGGGGAGTGTAGAAGCAGTAAACGTGAAAAGTGAACACTGGACAAATGCGAGGATAGATAAGCTGGAGAAAGCAATTCTGATTGCCTTGGGGAAGAACAATTCCCCAGACCCAGGAGAGAAGAACAAGCAAACGCCGGGTCCGGAGGAAGTGTACCAGTGCTATGGTCAGCAAG AAGGAACCGAAACAGAGGGAACCAGAACAGGGGAAGCTGAAACAGGGGATGTCAGAACAGAGGACGATGACCAGAGCAGAAAAGTTGATAAACCAGTACCCCAAGCAGCTGACCAAAATTTCCCAGGTCCAGGAGTTGAGGCGGAGGTGGAAGAAATCAGGAGAGAAAACAGAGAATCTTCCAAGGGAAATGTCAGACACAATGAAAGGCAAGTGAAACCCTTTCCCCACAGAGGGGAACTTAGGAAGAAAAAGGAGGATCCAGCGGACTTCATggaaatttttgggaagctggaagTTAATCTACCGTTTCTCCAAGCTTTAAAGCTGCCCATCTTCAGTAAGTTTATCAAGGAGTTTATCGCTGGGAAGACCAAACCCAGCGGCAAAATAGTGATTAGAGAAACCGTGtcggcagtgattcagaagagaaGAATGCCCTCCAAGCGTACTGATCCATGTATGTTCACTCTCCCCATTTCAATTGGGAACATTAAggtcgagcatgctatgtgtgatctAGGTGCGTCAATAAATGTTTTGCCGCTTTCGCTTTATAAGAAACTGGAAGGAGTAAGAATGGTTGATACGAAGGTGGTAATTCAATtagctgataggtcatgcatcagTCCTGAGGGCGTGTTAGAAAATGTAAAAGTtaag CGGAGTGcttttaggaagaccattttacGCACTGCTAAGACAATCATTGATGTGTTTGATGGAACCATTTGTTTAGATTATCATggagagaagtttacttttACCATTGATGAGGCTATGAAGAAGCCACTGGACATAGAAAAtatgcatgctatagatgtgattaaccccctggtccaagaGTTTCTTGAGACAAAGTTGATGCAGGAACAGGTGGAAAATTCAGAATTAAGTCACTACACTGACAAGGAAGTGGCCAATTGGTGCGAGGCAGTTAACACACTGGGAATGACAGATGAAGAGTTAGTCGAAGCAATTCTGAAATTCTGTAAAGATCCTAAATCTGCCAAGTCTAAGGGATCAGCTTGTGTAGCTAAGGTGGATAATTTTCCTGAACCTGAAGGATTAATCACCAAGGAG GAATTGAAGACACTGCCCCCAGGCCTCAGATATGCTTATTTGGAAGAGAATGCAGCGTTCCCGGTGATCATCAACAACAATCTGACCAGGGAGCAGGAAGAGGAACTACTAGAAGTGCTCAGAAAGAATAAGACAGCCATAGGATGTACTCTGTCAGACTTAGTGGGAATCAATCCTGAcctctgcatgcatcatattcgcttggaggaaggagcgaaacccCACCGAGACTCACAGAGGAAGTTGAACCCGAATATGAGAGAAGAAGTCCTTAAGGAAGTGCTCAAGCTGCTGTCATTGGGGATCATATACTCCATTCCCGACAGTAAATGG GAGGGAATTTTTCTGGGACACGTTGTCTCGGAAAAGGGTATTCAGGTGGATAAGGCGAAG GAAATAAGGGGATTTTTGGGCCATGCTGGATTCTACCGGAGGTTCATTAAAGACTTCGCAAAAATCCCACAACCACTTACCCGCCTCCTGCAGAACGACGTAGACTTCAACTTTGACGAGGCATGTCAAGGGGCCTTCCAACTTCTGAAAGAGAGGCTTGTATCAGCTCCTATCATCAGAGCTCCAGATTGGAATTACCCATTCGAGGTAATGTGTGACGCCAGTGACTTTGCAGTCGGAGCAGtcctaggtcaaagaattgaaggGAGGAACTACGTGATTTTCTACGCATCGAAAACCCTGAACCAAGCCTAG